atttaaatttgtatcttcattaactaacgttcataatatcctcgttatttaaatataacgtcacccgtttactcgagcgtttttaaaatattcgtttggttaattcccgcacccgactacaaactcgagggaccatttttgccatatggccaaactaatcactagtagttgactaagtcaactacttctccaccattccccacatttttaatttcttttctttcttcttttctctcaaccaaaaactcaaaccttaaattcttcatcatcttcaatcatcatccaaattcaagcaaggaatcaaacatcaaaacaaattgtacttttggaatcctcgtttcatcctcttcgatttgataccaacctcattgattttgggtaacatttctaaaacactaaatttctctaaattcgttttaattacttgaaatgttgttagttagtgactatggctcgtgtataacatgaatatatgatttgtttgcttgatttgttgattttggtgtaactagcttgaaaatgaaaattgtatgcttaatctttgatttggatgattaaaggttgttagattgttaaagttcatgttttaaaagtgttactagcatcattagcttcatgttgatatatagattgatcaaagaaacttcaaaaacgtgattattgattttggtgttgcttgactagggtttgctagttcttgaaatgaatttttggatgcttgaatgccatggaatgttaattgttagtgattagttgtaatgtatgcttcattaccttcaaaacggcatatcatatgtgtaaattggattcccggaacttaaaatgcatattgatgaacttgaggctttgaaatgagcgtttattgatcacatgacgagaattcgattgttgtaaatgatgtttttgtttgaggatttgtgtttagttgtgttccttgtcaaaagagctttccaacggtataagatacgtcttctaattgtttgcggtttgcgttttgcggttgtttgaagttttgaccaagacttgaaccttgaaaacgacctgacaccagaccatgtgttatgtcgcggcgcgacaccccttgccgcggcgcgacatttgccttgtccagattctgtccaacttttccattttatcaaaaatgtttgccatgttctagacctccaattcacatgcaacttgttttaacatgcttatatatgaataactagcatagaaaatttgtccgagacccgacccgaacgtgttgactttttcgttgactttgaccaagtttgacttttagtcaaacttaaccaaacttttatgcaatcttcctaacatgcttttatacttgtatcttgcatgaaacttgacaatttgcttcacatgctacataatcgagtcgtgtcgagccataggactaattgaacacatttcacccgaccttgtgtcgtaaccggttaatcgatataacttacttgtttaggtcaaggctaagcaactttcatgcacacgtttacttgttgaagtacttttatactcgtgcactcgaggtgagatcatagtcccacttttactctttttgaacttatattgggatgagaaaacataaacgattcttttgaactaagtgaacacaagaacgggaaaacaaacattctacatacgagtttagaacaaaatcctcaattcgattatcattaattacacttgccgggtgtaagcgagaacttatgttatatggccatatgggttgacaaccctcatccttgacggttcgctaccgtctacggatgaaatataatttcgagaatcagtgtttgttctagcactaagtgatggggtatacaatggaaggaatgttaagctttgataattgggtgctcgtgaaacaaacttttggaatgtattactattatttcattgatgcaaatcttgtggttcacttgtacttacttacttaaacctatgatttcaccaacgttttcgttgacagatttctatgtttttctcaggtcttgcacgatatgtgaaacatgcttccgcttactatttgatacttgcatccgatgtcgagtatacatgcatttcatggagcgtcttttgactttactttaaaccgtgtcgcctagatttcaatcgtacttataacgttgtaacttaacttttggttgaacaattcttgtaaactttgaaacaatctttattttgaaatgaaggcgacatattttggtcaaacgttatcttaaagacttataatcaggtaatgggacccacgtagccgacgccgtcacttgacgatttgtcggggtcgctacacttaGGGCACGTCGTCACAACGCGTGGTATACGGGTAaaccctaagaaaattcaagctatTGATGAAATGGCAGCACCGCGAACGAGAAAGGAGGTACAAAGTCTGAACGGCAAGTTGGCAGCGTTGTCCAGATTCCTGTCAAAGGTGGCAGAACGGTCACTTCCATTTTTCAAAGTGTTGAAAGACAACGTGGGACGGAACTTCGACTGGACTCCTGAAGCGGATCAGGCGTTCCAGGAAATGAAGGCTTTGATAAGGACGTTTCTGACATTGACGGCACCAGTACCGTGTAAAGTAGCCGTTCCGTAATAATTTTTTACGAATTTATAAATATTGTGATGCTAACATGTTAAGAGTTCTCAGGCGAAACTTTGACAATTTACTTGGAGGCGGGAACTGGGGCTGTCAGCTCGGTGCTCGTCGCAGAGCGTGGCGGCACACAGATGCCAGTTTATTTTGTTATCAAAGTGCTACAACATGGCAAAGTCAACTACAAACCGGTCGAGAAGCTCATTTTCGCGTTGGTCCACACCGCAAGACGGTTGCGACGGTACTTTCAAGCGCACCCAATGCTGGTGCTAACTGATTCGCCTATTAAACAGGTACGGTACGGCGATTGAGATCGGAGCACCTTGGAGGAAAGTTATTCTAACAAGTTTTTCATGCAGGTATTGAGCAAACCGGAGGTTTCTGGCAGGCTAGCTAAGTGGGCAATCGAACTGGGTGAACATGAAATACATTACACCCCCCGTACCACTGTCAAAGGCCAGATCATGGCAGATTTTATGGTTGAATTCATATGCGCCGCGCCACCAGCGCCGGTCGTCGAAGAAGTACCGAATATCGTCACGTGGGAACTATTCACAGACGGAGCATCGAGTTCTGACGGAGTGGGTGCATGTCTAATTTTAATTGGCCCTGAGCCCCTAACGGAGAGGAACATACCTACGCGTTGCGTTTCGAGTTCCTCGCCTCCAATAATGAAGCGGAATATGAGGCATTGCTGTCTGGTTTAAGAATGGCTGAAAAAATGAGAATAAAATACCTAAAGGTGTCAGATGATTCCCAACTCTTGGCGAATCAGATGAACGGGACGTTTGAAGCTAGGGATCCAACTTTGCAAAATTATTTGGCATTGGCAGAAgaaatggccaacaaattcgagcgTTTCTCAATAACGCAAGTGCCACGATCCTTGAACAAAAAGGCCGACACACTCAGCAAACTTGCATCAAGCGTGTTCAGCCACTTCGCCAAGGACGTTTGGGTGGAGGTCCTTAGTCAAAAATCCACTGACGTGGTACAAGTATCGACTCGCTTCGATAACAAACACGCTATACGCATAATCTGTTTATAACACAACGTACACATGTCATGATTTTCTTGCAAAATAATCACAGGAGGCAGCCACTGTAGAAGAGGTCGAGACATGGATGAGTCCCATCATTACGTACCTCAAGAATGGGACGTTTCCAGTCGACGGGGCAACGACACGTAAGATTCGTATGAAAGCACCTATGTACATGTCAAGGGATGGAGTTCTGTTCAAGAAATCCTTCACGGCACTGCTTTTAAGGTGTGTCGGCCCAAGCGAGGCGGAAACAATCGTAATGGAGGTGCATGAAGGGACTTGTGGCATGCATGCAGGATTTAGGACCGTTGTGGGGAAGATAATGCGGCTAGGGTATTTTTAGCCGTCCATGTACCGTGACACGAAAGAGATCATCAAAGCCTGTGCTTTATGCCAACGTCACGTCCCGCAAATTCACATGCCGGCACATGAGCTAATCTCCGTGACATCTGCTTGGCCCTTTTACAAATGGGCAATTGATTTGGTAGGCCCCTTCCCGGATGGAAAACACTTGG
This genomic stretch from Rutidosis leptorrhynchoides isolate AG116_Rl617_1_P2 chromosome 11, CSIRO_AGI_Rlap_v1, whole genome shotgun sequence harbors:
- the LOC139876223 gene encoding uncharacterized protein translates to MAEKMRIKYLKVSDDSQLLANQMNGTFEARDPTLQNYLALAEEMANKFERFSITQVPRSLNKKADTLSKLASSVFSHFAKDVWVEVLSQKSTDVEAATVEEVETWMSPIITYLKNGTFPVDGATTRKIRMKAPMYMSRDGVLFKKSFTALLLRCVGPSEAETIVMEVHEGTCGMHAGFRTVVGKIMRLGYF
- the LOC139876222 gene encoding uncharacterized protein; translated protein: MAAPRTRKEVQSLNGKLAALSRFLSKVAERSLPFFKVLKDNVGRNFDWTPEADQAFQEMKALIRTFLTLTAPVPCETLTIYLEAGTGAVSSVLVAERGGTQMPVYFVIKVLQHGKVNYKPVEKLIFALVHTARRLRRYFQAHPMLVLTDSPIKQVLSKPEVSGRLAKWAIELGEHEIHYTPRTTVKGQIMADFMVEFICAAPPAPVVEEVPNIVTWELFTDGASSSDGVGACLILIGPEPLTERNIPTRCVSSSSPPIMKRNMRHCCLV